The Novosphingobium sp. Gsoil 351 genome contains the following window.
GCTGGTGGCGATGTTCGCGTTCACCTTCTTCTCCAACCTGTTCAGCGTGATCACCGGGATTTCGCTGTGGTCGATGGTGGCCGACGTGGTCGAAGCATCCGAGGAACAGACCGGACGGCGTTCCGAAGGCACTTTCGCAGCGGGCGCGTTCTTCGCTTCGAAATGCTCGACCGGGCTCGGTATCTTCGCAACCGGCTTCCTGCTGAGCCTCTCGGGAATGCCCAGCGGAGCAAAGCCCGGCGAAGTCGATCCGGCAGTGGTCGATCGGATGGCCATGGCTTACGTCGGCTGCGTGGTGGCGCTGGCGGTCCTGCTGGTTGTGATCGTCCGCCGCTTCCCGATCGACAGACGCGCGCACGAAGCTCGACTCGCCGCGCTCGACGCGGCGGCCCGGCTCGATCCGGAAGCGACCGGACTGCATCCATAGGACTTCGGGTCGCTCGCGTCCCAAAGGCTTAACCGCCCGCTTAAATCAACGGTTGGCCTGCCCCCGAAGGTCTGCCACTAGAACCGCAAAACAGACTCGGAAAGGACGCCGCGATGAACTTCGAACCCACCGAACGTCAGGTCTATTGGCGCGATCGCGTCCGCCAGTTCATCGAGAACCACGTCCGTCCGCGGATGGCAGACTATTACAAGCAGCAGGCCGAGGGCGACCGGTGGAAAGTGCTGCCGGTGGTCGAGGAAGAAAAGGCGCGGGCCAAGGCTCAGGGCATCTGGAACCTGTTCATGCCGCCCCAGTTCGGCCGGACGCACGTCGACGACACATTCGAGTTCGACGGACCGGGGCTGACCAACCTCGAATACGCGCTGTGCGCCGAGGAGATGGGCCGCGTCGGGATGGCCAGCGAAGTGTTCAACTGCTCAGCCCCCGATACCGGCAACATGGAGGTGTTCCACCGCTACGGCACACGCGAACAGAAGGACAAATGGCTCAAGCCGCTCATGGAGGGCGAAATTCGCTCGGCGTTCCTGATGACCGAACCCGGGGTTGCCAGCTCGGATGCCACCAACATCGAATGCTCGATCGTGCGCGAGGGCGACGAGTACGTCATCAACGGCCGCAAGTGGTGGTCGTCCGGCGCGGGAGACCCCCGCTGCAAGATCGCGATCGTCATGGGCAAGACCGACTTCGAGGCCAAACGCCATCAGCAGCAGTCGATGGTGCTGATGGAACTCGATGCCCCCGGCGTCGAGATTCTGCGCCACTTGCCGGTGTTCGGCTATGACGATGCGCCGCATGGGCACATGGAAATCCAGCTCAACAACGTCCGCGTGCCCGCCTCGAACATGTTGCTGGGCGAAGGCCGCGGCTTCGAGATCGCGCAGGGGCGGCTTGGACCTGGGCGTATCCACCACTGCATGCGCACCGTCGGGGTGGCCGAGGAAGCGCTGGCCAAGATGGCCAAGCGGCTCCAGTCGCGCACCGCGTTCGGCAAGACCATCGCCGAGCAAAGCGTATGGGAAGAGCGCATCGCGCGTGCCCGGATCGACATCGAGATGACCCGGCTGCTGTGCCTCAAGGCCGCGGACATGATGGACAAGGTCGGCAACAAGGCCGCCGCGGGCGAAATCGCGATGATCAAGGTCCAGGCGCCCAACATGGCGCTGCGGATCATCGACGATGCGATCCAGGCGCACGGCGCAGGCGGTGTTTCCGAAGACTTCGGCCTTGCTTCGGCATGGGCGCACCAGCGCACGTTGCGGCTGGCCGACGGGCCCGACGAAGTCCACTCGCGCGCCATCGCCCGAATCGAATTCGCCCGCCATGCGCCCAAGCCGGGTGCCAGCAACGATGCCGGGTTCAGCTCGGCCGATATCGGGGTGAGCCGATAGTCTGAAAAACAGTCCGCTCATGTCGAGCGAAGTCGAGACACGTCGCGCTTTGGCCTGGCCGTAGTGCAACATCCGTCGACTTCGCTCGGGATGAGCAGGGTTTGGGAGTTTGAATGTGACCAAAGCCGCCATTCTCGAAGCCGTCGGCCAGCCGCTGCGGATCGACGACGTCGTCATCGACAATCCCGGCCCGCACGAGGTGCTGATCCGCACCGCCGCCTGCGGCCTGTGCCATTCGGATCTCCACTTCATCGAGGGCAGCTATCCCCACCCCCTTCCCGCGATACCCGGGCACGAAGCGGCAGGCATCGTCGAGAAAGTCGGCAGCGAGGTCCGGACGGTCAAGCCGGGTGATGCGGTGGTCAGTTGCCTCTCTGCGTTCTGCGGGCACTGCGAGTTCTGTGTCACGGGCCGGATGGCGCTGTGCATGGGCGGCGACACCCGCCGCGCGCCAGGCGCCCCGCCGCGGATCACGCGCGCGTCCGACGGCAGCGCGATCAACCAGATGCTCAACCTGTCGGCGTTCAGCGAAATGATGCTGATCCACGAACACGCCTGCGTGAAGATTAATCCCGAAATGCCGCTCGATCGCGCCGCGGTGATCGGCTGCGCGGTGACCACCGGCGCGGGAACGATCTTCAACGCGTGCAAAGTGACGCCGGGCGAAACGGTCGCCGTGGTCGGATGCGGCGGCGTCGGTCTGGCGACCATCAACGCTGCCAAGATTGCCGGCGCCGGGCGGATCATTGCAGCCGATCCGATTCCCGAAAAGCGCGCGCTGGCTATGAAGCTGGGCGCGACCGATACCGTCGATGCGCTGGCAAACGACGCTGCGGCCTCCATCGTAGAGATGACCAAGGGCGGGGTCGATCACGCGATCGAAGCGGTCGGGCGTCCTGCTTCGGCGGCCCTTGCGGTGGCGTCGCTGCGCCGTGGCGGCACCGCGACGATCCTGGGGATGATGCCGCTGAGCGAGAAAGTCGGCCTGAGCGCGATCGATCTGCTTTCGGGCAAGAAACTCCAGGGCGCGATCATGGGCATGAATCATTTCCCGGTCGATCTGCCGCGGCTCGTCGAATTCTACCTGCGCGGGCTGCTCGATCTCGATTCGATCATTGCCGAGCGCATTCCGTTGAGCCAAATCAACGAAGGGTTCGAGACGATGAAAAAGGGCGATTCCGCACGCAGCGTGATCGTGTTCGACCAATGACGGATTCGCGCGCTGCCATTGATGCCGAGACGGCGTTCGTCGGGACCGTTGCGCCCGAAGGCGCGGACGTGCTCGACGCGGTTAAACTCACCGCGTGGATGGACGCCAACGTCGAGGGCTTTCGCGGCCCGATCGAGGTCTCGAAGTTCAAGGGCGGGCAATCCAACCCTACGTACAAGATCGAAAGTCCCTCGGGCCGCTATGTGCTGCGGCGCAAGCCATACGGGCCGCTGCTGCCTTCGGCCCACGCGGTCGATCGCGAATACAAGGTCCAGGCCGGACTCTATCCCACCGGCTTCCCGGTCAGCCGCCAGTATGGCCTGTGCACCGACAACGACGTGCTCGGATCGTGGTTCTACGTGATGGGCATGGTCGACGGGCGGACGATCTGGGACGGCGCGATGCCCAGCTCCGACCCGCAGACCCGCCGCGCGACCTACTTCGCGATGATCGATACGCTGGCACGGCTGCACAACACCGATGTCGCAGCGGCCGGGCTCGAAGGCTTCGGCAAGCCGGGTAACTACTTCGGCCGCCAGGTCGAACGCTGGACCAAGCAGTACCGCCTCGCCGAGACCGAAACGATGCCCGAGATGGAGCGACTCATCGCCTGGCTTCCCGCGACGCTGCCCGAGCAGGATCGTACCTCGGTCGTCCACGGCGATTATCGCGTCGACAACATGATCTACGCGCACGATCGCCCGGAAGTGCTCGCGGTGCTCGATTGGGAACTGTCGACGCTGGGCGATCCGCTGGCCGATTTCACCTATGTCGCGATGGCCTGGGTAACCGATAATGCGGGCCGCTCCGGCGTCGCCGATCTCGATCGCGCGGCGCTGGGCATTCCCGAACTCGACGAAGTGGTGGAGCGCTATTGCGCGGCCACGGGCCGTCAGGGCGTGCCGGACCTCAACTGGTATTTCGCCTACAACTTCTTCCGCTTGGCCGGGATCATGCAGGGGATCAAGAAGCGGGTGATCGATGGAACCGCGTCATCCGCGCATGCCAAGGCGATGAGCGAGCGGGTCAGCCCGCTGGCCGAACGAGCGTGGGGGTTTGCGGTGGAAGCCGGGGCCTGAATCAAGAGCTTCCCCGAGCAAACTCGGGAACGATGTTAGAACCCCCCGCCCCCACTTCACCGCCACGCCCTTGTCGTCAGGCAGACTGGCGAAGTGGCCGGGATCCTTGCGGTAGAAAACGCTCGCCGCGGCGTCGCCGCCCCACAGTTCGCCGCGCCAGGCGAGTT
Protein-coding sequences here:
- a CDS encoding Zn-dependent alcohol dehydrogenase is translated as MTKAAILEAVGQPLRIDDVVIDNPGPHEVLIRTAACGLCHSDLHFIEGSYPHPLPAIPGHEAAGIVEKVGSEVRTVKPGDAVVSCLSAFCGHCEFCVTGRMALCMGGDTRRAPGAPPRITRASDGSAINQMLNLSAFSEMMLIHEHACVKINPEMPLDRAAVIGCAVTTGAGTIFNACKVTPGETVAVVGCGGVGLATINAAKIAGAGRIIAADPIPEKRALAMKLGATDTVDALANDAAASIVEMTKGGVDHAIEAVGRPASAALAVASLRRGGTATILGMMPLSEKVGLSAIDLLSGKKLQGAIMGMNHFPVDLPRLVEFYLRGLLDLDSIIAERIPLSQINEGFETMKKGDSARSVIVFDQ
- a CDS encoding acyl-CoA dehydrogenase family protein produces the protein MNFEPTERQVYWRDRVRQFIENHVRPRMADYYKQQAEGDRWKVLPVVEEEKARAKAQGIWNLFMPPQFGRTHVDDTFEFDGPGLTNLEYALCAEEMGRVGMASEVFNCSAPDTGNMEVFHRYGTREQKDKWLKPLMEGEIRSAFLMTEPGVASSDATNIECSIVREGDEYVINGRKWWSSGAGDPRCKIAIVMGKTDFEAKRHQQQSMVLMELDAPGVEILRHLPVFGYDDAPHGHMEIQLNNVRVPASNMLLGEGRGFEIAQGRLGPGRIHHCMRTVGVAEEALAKMAKRLQSRTAFGKTIAEQSVWEERIARARIDIEMTRLLCLKAADMMDKVGNKAAAGEIAMIKVQAPNMALRIIDDAIQAHGAGGVSEDFGLASAWAHQRTLRLADGPDEVHSRAIARIEFARHAPKPGASNDAGFSSADIGVSR
- a CDS encoding phosphotransferase family protein, encoding MTDSRAAIDAETAFVGTVAPEGADVLDAVKLTAWMDANVEGFRGPIEVSKFKGGQSNPTYKIESPSGRYVLRRKPYGPLLPSAHAVDREYKVQAGLYPTGFPVSRQYGLCTDNDVLGSWFYVMGMVDGRTIWDGAMPSSDPQTRRATYFAMIDTLARLHNTDVAAAGLEGFGKPGNYFGRQVERWTKQYRLAETETMPEMERLIAWLPATLPEQDRTSVVHGDYRVDNMIYAHDRPEVLAVLDWELSTLGDPLADFTYVAMAWVTDNAGRSGVADLDRAALGIPELDEVVERYCAATGRQGVPDLNWYFAYNFFRLAGIMQGIKKRVIDGTASSAHAKAMSERVSPLAERAWGFAVEAGA